A single Candidatus Thermokryptus mobilis DNA region contains:
- the nfi gene encoding endonuclease V yields MAFYRTLHSWDVSPDEAIKIQNQLRNLVKVEKLVGEIRYIAGADVSFDKGSNVVYAGVLVLKFPELEEVDRSLVVTEVNFPYIPGLLSFRESPALIKAWEKIKIAPDVVMIDGQGIAHPRRFGIASHFGVLVDKPTIGCAKSLLVGVYEEPKGEAGNFSYLYDSGEIIGVALRTRDNVQPVFVSIGHKITLDESIQIVMKTVRGYRIPEPTRQAHLIVNALRRGEIKPGTRTNPEQGSLF; encoded by the coding sequence ATGGCTTTTTACAGGACTTTACATTCTTGGGATGTTTCACCTGATGAAGCGATAAAAATTCAAAACCAACTTAGGAACCTCGTCAAGGTAGAAAAACTTGTCGGTGAAATTCGTTATATAGCAGGGGCTGATGTATCTTTTGATAAGGGCTCAAATGTGGTTTATGCTGGTGTTCTCGTTTTGAAGTTCCCAGAACTTGAAGAGGTTGATCGTTCACTTGTTGTAACGGAGGTTAACTTTCCGTACATACCCGGGCTTTTATCTTTCCGTGAGTCGCCAGCATTGATAAAGGCGTGGGAGAAGATTAAAATCGCCCCGGATGTGGTTATGATTGACGGTCAAGGGATAGCTCATCCGCGAAGGTTCGGGATAGCATCGCATTTCGGAGTTTTGGTTGATAAACCAACAATCGGTTGTGCGAAAAGTTTGCTTGTTGGAGTATATGAAGAACCGAAGGGTGAAGCCGGAAACTTTTCTTATCTTTACGATTCTGGCGAAATAATTGGAGTTGCTTTGAGGACAAGGGATAATGTTCAACCTGTATTTGTATCCATCGGACACAAAATCACACTTGACGAATCAATTCAAATCGTTATGAAGACGGTTCGCGGTTATAGAATACCAGAGCCGACAAGACAAGCACATTTGATTGTTAATGCCCTTCGTCGTGGTGAAATTAAACCCGGGACGAGGACAAATCCAGAACAGGGGAGTTTATTTTAG
- the rfaE2 gene encoding D-glycero-beta-D-manno-heptose 1-phosphate adenylyltransferase, which translates to MGKIVEVDEIAKISMELKNKGKKIVFTNGCFDILHRGHVEYLSKAKQLGDVLIVGLNSDSSVKMIKGDKRPIVPQEDRAFILSNLSFVDYVVIFDEPTPYELISKIVPDVLVKGSDWSEENVVGRDIVEANGGKVVLIELVPGRSTTNVIKTIIERFCPR; encoded by the coding sequence ATGGGAAAAATAGTTGAGGTTGATGAAATAGCGAAGATAAGTATGGAACTTAAAAACAAGGGAAAGAAAATTGTCTTCACGAATGGTTGCTTTGATATCTTGCACAGGGGGCATGTTGAATATCTTTCAAAGGCAAAACAACTTGGAGATGTGCTTATCGTTGGACTTAATAGCGATTCATCTGTTAAGATGATAAAAGGGGATAAAAGACCGATCGTTCCACAAGAGGATAGAGCTTTTATTCTTTCAAACCTTTCTTTTGTTGATTATGTTGTGATTTTTGACGAGCCGACACCTTATGAGTTAATTTCAAAGATCGTCCCAGATGTCCTTGTTAAGGGAAGCGATTGGTCTGAGGAAAATGTCGTCGGGAGGGACATCGTTGAAGCAAATGGTGGGAAAGTGGTATTGATTGAGCTTGTCCCTGGTAGGTCAACGACAAATGTAATCAAAACCATCATTGAAAGATTTTGTCCGAGATGA
- the rfaE1 gene encoding D-glycero-beta-D-manno-heptose-7-phosphate kinase, which translates to MIRFTEERLNDIFKNFERVKVAVIGDVMLDRYIWGSVNRVSPEAPVPVIEVEGEDAKLGGAGNVANNIKSLGAFPLLIGVVGDDREGETLFELMKQEGFNTGGIIIDKTRPTTVKTRVIAHSQHVVRIDKESKEPINYTIQERIKEIILQNIHDLNAIIIEDYNKGVVVRNLIYDLIEIANKYDVLITVDPKFDNFFEFKNVTVFKPNRKEVEDVLGRKLDTEEKIIEAGRVILERLRCRYLLLTRGEKGMTLFTRDGEITHIPTKAKKVADVSGAGDTVISTITVALAGGANIVESAALANYAAGIVVEEVGVVPVNKEKLFKVALLDSKGEW; encoded by the coding sequence ATGATAAGGTTCACCGAGGAGCGACTCAACGACATTTTTAAAAATTTTGAAAGGGTAAAGGTTGCTGTTATTGGTGATGTAATGCTTGACCGTTATATTTGGGGAAGCGTCAACCGAGTTTCCCCTGAAGCGCCTGTTCCGGTGATTGAGGTTGAAGGTGAAGATGCCAAACTTGGTGGCGCTGGAAATGTCGCTAATAACATAAAGTCACTTGGTGCTTTTCCCCTCTTAATAGGAGTTGTTGGGGACGATAGAGAAGGCGAAACACTTTTTGAACTTATGAAACAGGAAGGCTTTAATACGGGTGGAATTATAATTGACAAAACAAGACCAACAACTGTTAAAACAAGAGTCATAGCACACAGTCAACATGTTGTGAGAATTGATAAAGAGTCAAAAGAACCGATAAATTACACGATTCAAGAAAGGATAAAAGAAATCATCCTGCAGAACATACACGATTTAAATGCGATAATAATTGAAGATTACAACAAGGGCGTGGTTGTAAGGAACTTGATTTATGATCTTATTGAGATAGCAAATAAATACGATGTTTTGATAACGGTTGATCCAAAGTTTGATAATTTTTTTGAGTTTAAAAATGTCACTGTTTTCAAGCCGAACCGCAAGGAAGTTGAGGATGTTCTTGGAAGGAAACTTGACACAGAGGAAAAGATAATTGAAGCTGGAAGAGTCATACTTGAGCGTTTGAGGTGTAGGTATCTTTTACTGACGCGTGGTGAAAAGGGTATGACGCTTTTCACCCGTGATGGCGAGATAACGCATATACCAACGAAGGCGAAGAAGGTGGCTGATGTTTCTGGCGCTGGTGACACTGTTATATCAACCATAACCGTTGCGCTTGCTGGAGGAGCAAATATAGTTGAGTCGGCAGCTCTTGCAAATTACGCAGCTGGAATTGTAGTTGAAGAAGTGGGTGTTGTCCCTGTTAATAAAGAAAAACTTTTTAAAGTAGCACTTCTTGATTCAAAAGGTGAATGGTGA
- a CDS encoding M28 family peptidase, with protein MIKIPLLILLIFLLSCKSERKLEQGQAQIERQVQVPNFNADSAFWFLEKQVSFGPRVPNSKSHEECKNFLYSEISKYADAVQLQEFTHSYLGKNFKLTNIIASFNLKSGFRVLLCAHWDSRPYADEEKETSKRIQPVPGANDGASGVAVLLEIARILKNDPPPIGVDIIFFDGEDLGISGDLENFCIGSKYFAKNKQANYLPQFGILLDMVGDKDLQIFKEENSMKYAPDVVNYVWSIARELGIDEFKDQIKHNVYDDHIPLNEVGIRTINIIDFDYPYWHTVEDTPDKCSPQSLEKVGRVVLNLIYRYKPEIAEK; from the coding sequence ATGATCAAAATACCTCTTTTAATTTTGCTAATTTTCCTCTTAAGTTGCAAGTCAGAAAGGAAGCTAGAACAAGGGCAGGCGCAAATTGAAAGACAAGTTCAAGTTCCTAATTTCAATGCCGACTCCGCATTTTGGTTTCTTGAAAAGCAGGTTTCATTTGGTCCCCGCGTTCCAAACTCAAAATCACACGAAGAGTGCAAAAATTTTCTTTACTCTGAAATCTCTAAATATGCCGATGCGGTCCAACTTCAAGAATTCACACACTCATACCTTGGCAAAAATTTTAAACTCACGAATATAATCGCATCATTCAACTTAAAATCTGGTTTTAGAGTTCTCCTTTGCGCACATTGGGATTCAAGACCGTATGCGGATGAAGAGAAAGAGACATCAAAAAGAATCCAACCGGTTCCGGGGGCAAACGATGGCGCAAGCGGTGTTGCGGTTCTACTTGAGATCGCAAGGATTTTAAAAAATGACCCACCACCAATAGGAGTTGACATCATTTTCTTTGACGGTGAGGACCTCGGAATATCCGGTGACCTTGAAAACTTTTGCATCGGCTCAAAATACTTCGCAAAGAATAAACAAGCGAACTATTTACCACAATTTGGAATTTTACTTGATATGGTCGGGGATAAGGACTTGCAAATTTTCAAAGAAGAGAACTCAATGAAATACGCACCTGATGTTGTAAATTATGTCTGGTCAATTGCGCGTGAACTTGGCATAGATGAATTCAAAGATCAAATCAAACACAATGTTTACGACGACCATATCCCCTTAAACGAGGTTGGGATCAGAACGATTAATATAATTGATTTTGACTATCCGTATTGGCACACAGTTGAGGACACGCCCGACAAATGTTCACCGCAGAGTTTAGAAAAAGTCGGAAGGGTTGTTTTAAATTTAATTTACAGATACAAACCCGAAATCGCGGAAAAGTAA
- a CDS encoding radical SAM protein — MRIKKIPNLVISDGKGNIYDIPELEMTGRSGFEIERVNPRDLIEIPEGSQLFELPMRKPIGFDRKSGERVVVEDGWAVAVFLAPAHTQLLLSAYEKDENAPLLPLFAYTAVGWLDGKFYAPAIRIDPDKRQDCDQFDHNLVIKNVKRKLKLHPKNRLLHHLGENCALRYLCPAARNYFLGRWEAPIPTSPGCNANCIGCISYQPDDTGIPSTQDRLTFIPTVEEIVEIAVPHLENAPNPIVSFGQGCEGEPLLVWEVIKEAIKEIRKRTKRGVINLNTNASKPEAIEQLCKAGLDSIRVSMNSAIPEIYHRYYRPNNYTFDDVLNSIKIARKFNRWVSVNYFVFPGLTDWVEEYQAMRKLIKETDISMIQWRNFNIDPDWYLELIGVDGKTEKLGIKNVMKLLKEEFPHLVYGYFNPFKIVSAEGMKI, encoded by the coding sequence ATGCGAATAAAGAAAATCCCAAACCTTGTCATAAGCGATGGCAAGGGAAACATTTACGATATCCCAGAGCTTGAAATGACTGGAAGAAGCGGATTTGAAATTGAGAGAGTAAACCCCCGAGATTTAATTGAAATCCCGGAGGGAAGTCAGCTGTTTGAGCTTCCTATGCGTAAACCTATCGGCTTTGACAGGAAATCTGGCGAAAGGGTTGTTGTTGAAGATGGCTGGGCTGTTGCGGTGTTTTTAGCTCCAGCTCACACGCAGCTTCTTCTTTCCGCCTACGAAAAGGATGAAAATGCCCCTTTGCTTCCACTTTTTGCCTATACCGCTGTTGGCTGGCTTGATGGGAAATTTTACGCCCCAGCAATCAGAATTGACCCGGACAAAAGACAGGACTGCGATCAATTTGATCACAACCTTGTTATAAAAAATGTCAAACGAAAATTAAAACTTCATCCCAAAAATCGCCTTCTTCATCATCTTGGTGAAAATTGTGCCCTGCGTTACCTTTGCCCAGCTGCAAGAAATTATTTTCTCGGGCGATGGGAAGCACCAATACCAACTTCACCAGGTTGCAATGCAAACTGCATCGGATGTATCTCTTATCAACCAGATGACACTGGGATACCAAGCACGCAAGATAGACTGACATTTATCCCCACTGTTGAGGAAATAGTGGAAATCGCTGTCCCACACCTTGAAAATGCACCAAATCCAATCGTCAGCTTCGGTCAAGGTTGTGAAGGAGAACCACTCCTTGTCTGGGAAGTCATAAAGGAAGCGATAAAAGAAATACGCAAACGAACAAAACGAGGCGTTATAAACTTAAACACAAACGCAAGCAAACCAGAAGCAATTGAACAACTATGTAAAGCAGGGCTTGACAGCATCCGCGTCAGCATGAACAGCGCTATACCTGAAATCTATCACAGATATTACAGACCAAACAATTATACCTTTGATGATGTCCTAAACTCAATCAAAATTGCCAGAAAATTCAATCGCTGGGTTTCGGTAAATTATTTCGTATTTCCTGGCTTGACCGATTGGGTAGAAGAATATCAAGCGATGAGAAAACTTATAAAAGAAACAGACATATCAATGATTCAATGGCGAAACTTCAACATTGACCCAGATTGGTATCTTGAGCTCATCGGAGTTGACGGAAAAACTGAAAAACTTGGGATTAAAAATGTGATGAAACTTTTGAAAGAAGAGTTCCCGCACCTCGTTTATGGCTACTTTAACCCATTTAAAATAGTGTCTGCTGAAGGAATGAAAATTTAA
- a CDS encoding translocation/assembly module TamB domain-containing protein — MRKFFKKFLKFAFYTSSAFLIIISIALIISQTEGFRNYIRGYVITELENSIGGEVYVGKFYGNIFTGLGVDRFYINVDGKPFIKVLGLEVKYNPIGLIKGTYTFQTATVYKPEIYIIRGKDGKWNFQSVFKPTNRSGGSKFAISFGKLVVDDGKFIFIDSLNQKKSAIAESLDCIDYSNLRVTDINAVISGSYETNKINLRSLNLSFIISEKFSGKIKGRVYADRDEVEIEDFEVLSEGSVVKFDFLAKSFNLFKFSKKDLENSYMNIRLKSDSLSFAELTKFIPHLHIFSGSPSIEVEAEGNLKNLRVNKIKAIVYESDISVSGELRNLLTFSEFFIDAKVFDSKIKVSDIGRFITPARLPHFGIDFVKFDGEYKGHPLDFKTSANLSWGKTEVKLDGSFKIGSFVYDLNFKVSGLNPREFLNREDLSGVLNFSGNLKGEGLKFEDMRFKGNLEVESSVINKVLIPRSNLWFEINSGELNGSLVSFSEGFKGLIDVNIKKYNDEFVLSLSGSLAELDISKMRIDEPGFLRSHISGDINVKFRFGKVKTLDLFTQLNPSTFGNYEISRLRMNAKYVDDGKSKKLILQSNMLDANIEGHFSFGDLFKALSATFKAINDEINEKINFAKVGRAHLIGVENPVDVEYRFKLKNLTPISVFSTGQIFQAIGNVYGNLVADSLGLYLNVEAKLQKLLYLGYKGARIDTFKMGSFNGGFDFKYEADKLGFRIHLGVGNFASKTFNLRDASLKVNYNGPEIYFEISASTDIGNVNLIADGEFSSEINRYILKELTGEIYGNRIYGSDIEVFQTKSGFVFNPSGIDLNGQRVYLAGFVDKKSQQVRLWGEGLKFESFPGVKSFSGIFDFSFFVYGTHEKPSSEFEILVKDLKYKNAELGKFECFGKFENEIVEVNSSLVAEVGGSSYNAMSIDFSFPAWFLPEVRAKYGKPYVTGKVKLFRFPLALVEPLVPMISDLNGDITAEIDLGGTFDRPSFKGNFSLQNCIFKLRLNNKYYLVYGSGRVDSNVVYVEDVSLWNNPDDYSDGEVQIKGRIYLDRYSVSNGEFDISGKLLVLDKEGLSFGGPYGRVIAETVGDGLKLKIDTTGYYLNGEILLSEVNVNYLTRQSNIGTSRAGFEYVFVTGIDTGIAKETTEEQLVHFNVPSGVMDEGVKESGRSKSLMGLNYDLKISTAKESKFLLILNTQTGEEFFANFSGSINIRNYSGSLVAYGEVNLLDGSYYNFFKRFDAKGKLKFSGDFQNPELDISASYTGTHTVLIDTVNVGRTETVQITLLITGTLNKPNVKFQMLVDGQDYQKVYPHGEVESDAISFLATGRFKDELTRVEMTNFTESLWSSTGASLLSSAVSGVITDVLRDVLGGFITSTEFGYSTGFKGLRITGNIGGATVQFGGDIFTDISKSVVVVQYPLLKKFLGGNLTIEYRRSPVQLFHEKEIVNKLGLYYRIKL; from the coding sequence ATGAGGAAATTTTTCAAAAAGTTTTTAAAGTTCGCCTTTTATACATCATCTGCTTTTTTGATAATAATCTCAATCGCTTTGATAATTTCACAGACGGAGGGCTTTAGAAACTACATCCGTGGCTATGTCATCACAGAGCTTGAAAACTCCATCGGGGGCGAAGTTTATGTTGGAAAATTTTACGGGAATATTTTTACGGGTCTTGGAGTTGACAGGTTTTATATTAATGTTGACGGAAAACCCTTTATAAAAGTACTAGGTCTGGAGGTCAAATATAATCCGATCGGATTAATAAAGGGGACATATACATTTCAAACGGCGACGGTTTATAAACCAGAAATTTATATCATCAGGGGGAAGGATGGGAAATGGAATTTTCAGAGCGTTTTTAAGCCAACGAATAGATCTGGCGGGTCAAAATTTGCAATATCGTTTGGTAAACTTGTAGTTGACGATGGTAAGTTTATCTTCATTGATTCGCTAAATCAGAAAAAAAGCGCAATCGCTGAAAGTTTGGATTGCATAGATTATAGCAACCTTAGGGTTACCGATATAAATGCTGTGATTTCTGGAAGTTATGAAACGAATAAGATAAATTTGAGGAGTTTAAACCTTTCTTTCATCATCTCGGAAAAATTTTCAGGTAAAATTAAGGGGAGAGTTTACGCAGACAGAGATGAGGTTGAGATTGAAGATTTTGAAGTTTTGAGCGAGGGTAGCGTTGTTAAATTTGATTTTCTTGCCAAGTCGTTTAATCTTTTCAAGTTCAGCAAAAAAGACCTTGAGAACTCTTATATGAACATTCGCCTCAAATCTGACAGTTTAAGTTTCGCTGAACTTACGAAGTTTATCCCTCACCTTCACATTTTCTCGGGTTCACCTTCAATTGAAGTTGAAGCTGAGGGGAATTTAAAAAATTTGCGTGTCAACAAGATAAAAGCGATAGTTTATGAATCGGATATATCTGTTTCGGGCGAGTTAAGAAATCTTTTGACATTTTCGGAATTTTTTATAGATGCAAAGGTTTTTGATTCAAAAATTAAAGTCAGTGATATTGGTAGGTTCATCACTCCTGCTAGGTTGCCACATTTCGGGATTGATTTTGTCAAATTTGATGGCGAATATAAAGGGCATCCGCTTGATTTCAAGACAAGTGCGAATTTAAGTTGGGGTAAAACGGAGGTCAAACTTGACGGGTCGTTTAAAATTGGAAGCTTTGTCTATGATTTGAATTTCAAAGTTTCGGGTCTTAATCCGAGGGAATTTTTAAATCGGGAGGATTTAAGTGGTGTTTTGAATTTTTCTGGTAACTTGAAAGGGGAGGGTTTGAAATTTGAGGATATGCGTTTTAAGGGTAATCTTGAGGTTGAAAGTTCAGTTATAAATAAGGTTCTGATACCGAGGTCAAATTTGTGGTTTGAGATCAATTCAGGTGAGTTAAACGGAAGCCTCGTTTCGTTCTCCGAGGGGTTTAAAGGTTTGATTGATGTCAACATTAAAAAATATAATGATGAGTTCGTGTTGAGTTTGAGTGGTTCATTGGCTGAGCTTGATATTTCAAAGATGAGAATTGACGAACCGGGATTTTTAAGGAGCCATATCTCGGGCGATATAAATGTTAAGTTCAGGTTCGGGAAAGTTAAAACCCTGGATTTATTCACCCAGTTGAATCCGTCCACATTTGGGAATTATGAGATAAGTCGTTTGAGGATGAACGCAAAGTATGTTGATGATGGTAAAAGCAAGAAATTGATTTTGCAATCAAATATGCTTGACGCGAACATTGAAGGACATTTTTCATTTGGCGACCTTTTCAAAGCTTTATCTGCAACATTCAAGGCGATCAACGATGAGATAAACGAGAAAATTAATTTTGCAAAGGTCGGTCGTGCACATTTAATTGGTGTTGAAAATCCAGTTGATGTTGAATATAGATTTAAGTTGAAGAATTTAACGCCGATATCTGTTTTCTCAACGGGGCAAATTTTTCAAGCCATTGGGAATGTGTATGGGAATTTAGTTGCGGATTCGCTTGGATTATATTTAAATGTTGAAGCAAAACTCCAGAAACTTCTCTATTTGGGTTACAAAGGAGCAAGGATTGATACATTTAAAATGGGGTCTTTCAATGGTGGTTTTGATTTCAAGTATGAAGCTGATAAACTTGGTTTCAGAATTCATCTCGGGGTTGGTAACTTCGCATCAAAAACTTTTAATTTGAGAGATGCGTCTTTGAAGGTAAATTATAACGGGCCAGAAATTTATTTTGAGATTTCGGCGAGCACTGATATCGGTAATGTTAATTTAATTGCCGATGGAGAGTTCAGCAGTGAGATTAACCGTTATATTTTAAAGGAGCTTACGGGCGAAATTTACGGTAACAGGATATATGGAAGTGATATTGAGGTTTTCCAAACCAAGAGTGGGTTTGTATTTAATCCGTCGGGGATTGATTTGAATGGTCAGCGAGTATATCTTGCTGGTTTTGTTGATAAGAAAAGTCAACAAGTAAGATTGTGGGGTGAGGGTTTGAAGTTTGAAAGTTTTCCGGGGGTAAAATCGTTTTCGGGGATTTTTGACTTTTCTTTTTTTGTATACGGGACACATGAAAAGCCATCTTCGGAGTTTGAGATTCTTGTAAAGGATTTGAAGTATAAAAATGCAGAACTTGGTAAGTTTGAATGTTTTGGGAAATTTGAGAATGAAATTGTTGAAGTAAATTCATCACTTGTGGCAGAGGTCGGCGGTTCAAGTTACAATGCTATGAGCATTGATTTTTCGTTCCCGGCTTGGTTCTTGCCCGAGGTTAGGGCTAAGTATGGAAAACCCTATGTGACCGGAAAGGTCAAACTTTTCAGATTTCCACTTGCGCTTGTTGAACCGCTTGTCCCGATGATTTCGGATTTAAATGGAGACATAACAGCTGAGATTGACCTCGGTGGGACTTTTGATAGACCAAGTTTTAAAGGGAACTTTTCATTGCAAAATTGTATCTTTAAGTTGAGGTTAAACAACAAGTATTATCTTGTTTATGGGAGTGGGAGGGTTGATTCAAATGTTGTTTATGTTGAGGATGTGAGCTTGTGGAATAATCCTGATGATTACAGCGATGGCGAGGTTCAAATAAAAGGAAGGATTTATCTTGACAGGTATTCTGTTTCAAACGGTGAGTTTGACATAAGTGGGAAATTGCTTGTGCTTGATAAGGAAGGATTGAGTTTTGGTGGACCCTATGGACGGGTCATTGCTGAAACAGTCGGAGATGGTTTAAAACTTAAAATTGATACAACTGGATATTATCTCAATGGGGAGATTTTGCTTTCAGAGGTGAATGTCAATTATCTTACAAGACAAAGCAACATTGGGACATCAAGAGCAGGTTTTGAGTATGTTTTTGTCACCGGCATTGATACCGGCATTGCCAAAGAGACGACGGAGGAACAATTGGTTCATTTCAATGTTCCATCGGGTGTTATGGATGAAGGGGTCAAAGAATCAGGTCGTAGCAAGTCACTTATGGGGTTAAATTACGACTTGAAAATTTCAACTGCGAAAGAATCAAAATTTCTACTTATCTTGAACACACAAACCGGTGAGGAGTTTTTTGCAAACTTCAGTGGGAGTATAAATATAAGGAATTACTCTGGTTCTTTGGTTGCTTATGGTGAGGTTAATTTACTTGATGGCTCGTATTATAACTTTTTCAAGAGGTTTGATGCAAAGGGTAAATTGAAATTCAGTGGTGATTTTCAAAATCCAGAGCTTGATATAAGTGCAAGTTATACTGGCACGCACACCGTCTTAATTGACACGGTAAATGTCGGTAGGACAGAGACGGTTCAAATAACGCTTTTGATAACTGGGACGCTGAATAAACCGAATGTTAAGTTTCAAATGCTTGTGGATGGGCAGGATTATCAAAAGGTCTACCCACACGGTGAAGTTGAATCAGATGCGATTTCATTTTTGGCAACGGGAAGATTTAAAGATGAATTGACAAGAGTAGAAATGACGAATTTCACAGAGAGTTTGTGGTCTTCAACTGGAGCTTCGCTTTTAAGTAGCGCTGTGTCCGGGGTTATAACGGATGTTTTGAGAGATGTCCTTGGGGGATTTATAACAAGCACTGAGTTTGGATATTCAACCGGGTTCAAAGGGTTGAGGATAACTGGTAACATCGGAGGGGCGACGGTTCAATTTGGGGGTGATATTTTCACGGACATTTCAAAATCGGTTGTCGTTGTTCAATATCCGCTTTTAAAGAAATTTTTAGGCGGGAATTTGACAATTGAATATCGGAGAAGTCCAGTTCAGTTATTCCATGAAAAGGAAATCGTAAACAAATTGGGACTTTATTACAGAATAAAGCTATGA